Within the Verrucomicrobiota bacterium genome, the region CGGTTGGGCGGCGTTGAAGCCGCCGCAAGCTCTTCCCCTCGGGGCAATCCGTGGTCAACCGCGCTTGCGTTCCCGGATGGCTTGAAGTTGGGTTACGGTCAATAAGTCGTGGGGCCGCCCCATGGCCTGTTTGGCCTGGATGAGCGCGGAAATATCCAAGACCCGGCATTTGCCTCCCGGAATGTCAATGTCCACCCCGTGAGCATTGACCCTGTCAAAATCCCCCACTCCAAGCACTTCCCCCAGACAATCGAGTACGCCCAGATCAGTCTCCAGGTAAAGATTTTTTAGGCCCCTTCCAGCATCCGCTGATAAGTCAAACGGCAACCTTTGCGGTGTCATCCGATGAACCGGATGCAGCGTTGCCAAGGCCTGATTCAAACGTGCAAGGTTCTCCGGGGAAAAACGCATACAAACATCCACATCACGCGTCACCAGCGACGCCCCGTGCGCCACCGATGCAAAGCCGCCAACGAGGACAAACTCAACGCGGGCGTCCATTAATTTTTGGATTAAATAACTAAGTTTTTGCATCACGTTTTTGCATCGCTTCCTGCAGCAGGCTGGCAAACGCGAGCGCCTCATCATGATCCTGCAAGCGTTCCCACGGCGTTTTGGCGAGATTGAGTTCAATGAGCGACATGTCGAACCCCGCCGCCGCCGCGGCCTGCCACGCTGGACCATCCGACAACGCACCCATTGTCTCGGTCTTGGAACTCGCTTTATTGATATCAGGCATACTCACATCCACCGGCGCTAATTTCCTCCAAGTATCCATGCCCGTCAACCGGATATTCCGCCCAAGGCACCCTCATGTTAGCTTTTAGTGCCATTCTGTCTGCATGACCGTTTTTTCCAGACGGCGGTTGTTTCCTGAATGTAACTTGTGATCCAGCGTGAAGCTGTTAGAACCAACTTATGAAGCTGGGAGAACTCTATAAGTGGAAAGCATGATTACATGAAAACCATTACGCAAAGAAGTCTTGTGGTCCTCGTCACGTTGTTCGCAGCCGGGGCATTGTTGGTCCCGTATCAGCGCTGTCAGGCCGAACTGCGCTCCACGATTCAGGTGACCAACCTGCCGATGGTCGTTGGCAGTGTCACGGTTCAATCCACCAACGGGTTGAACAATTTACGACTATGTCGCGTGGTGGGCCTATTACGCTGCCGAACTGAATGCGGGGAATCAGTTTGTCAACACCTTCGAGACTGCGATGGATAAGGCCAAAGAGATGTCTAGCGACGGATCTGCAAGTGCCGTTTGGACCAGGTGTGAAGGCATGAAACTGAACAATACCGTGCCTTGAATAAGATGGAGGCGAACGCATGAAATGGAAAGCGTGGGCGTTAATCGTCTTGGTCGGTGCCGCAATTTTAGCGGCGCTGCTTGTACCGGGTGAGCGTGAAATCTCAGGCGAGCGTGAACCAAGTTATCTCGGACACCGACTCAGTTGGTGGGTGGAGGAATATGGCCATAGCTATCCCGGCGAACGTGATCCCAAAGTCGTGGAGGCATTATCCAAAATCGGAACGAATGCCATCCCTTTCTTGTTCACGTGGATGAGAAGTACCTACGACATCAAATCTTCCGAGGGGGAACTTAGGGCGGCGAGAGCAAGGGCGGCCGCAGGGGTGTTTTCCGTGCTGGGCACCAATGCGCGTCCGGCCA harbors:
- a CDS encoding nucleotidyltransferase — protein: MDARVEFVLVGGFASVAHGASLVTRDVDVCMRFSPENLARLNQALATLHPVHRMTPQRLPFDLSADAGRGLKNLYLETDLGVLDCLGEVLGVGDFDRVNAHGVDIDIPGGKCRVLDISALIQAKQAMGRPHDLLTVTQLQAIRERKRG